From the genome of Pseudomonas sp. FP453:
TGGGTGTGCTGGGCAAGACCCAGAAACTCACCGAATTGATAGTGGCAATTCGAACGGTTGCCCAAGGTCGGATTTACCTGGAACGTTGCATGTTATTGGCGCTTCAGGAATCGACCTCATTTTTTGACCGGGTGGATGTTAATTCGCCCGTGGTACGTCCGGCGTCTTTGCGCTTGAATACCCGCCTCACGCCAAAAGAGCAGGAAGTATTGCGTTGTTTTCTCGAGGGCATGTCCGTAAGTTCAATTGCGGTAAAGTTCTCGCGCAGTGTGAGTACCATCAGCACGCAAAAACAGTCAGCCTATCGAAAACTGGGGATCAAGACTGACAGCGAACTGTTCATGTTCACTAAACAGTTTGGCCGGCCGGGGTGATGGCCTGTTTGAAAACACTATTGGGGCACACCGTTAAATCGGGTTGTCCAGATAACGCAGTGCCAGCTGCTCGGTCGCTTGCCGTGCCGGCGACAACAGGTGCGGCGCCACCAGCATCATGATCTGGTAGACCACCACCTGCACCTCGCCCTCGCGGTCGAGAATCCGTTGGTAGTCCAGGGAAAACAGCAGGGTCATGGTGATCTGCTCCACCAGTTGCCCCAGCGCCTGGGTGCCGCTGACCAGTTGCCCGGCCGCTTTCAGGCGGGCGAGCAATGACGCCAGGGTGCGCTTGAGCGCAGTGAGCAGGTTGCGAATGCCCTTGGCCAGTTTCGGCAGGCGCCCCGCCAGGTTCGACAAATCCTGGAACAGAAAGCGGTAGTGGGCCATGCGTTCGACGATCAGGTGCAGGAACAGCCAGTAATCCTGAGGCTCCAGTTGTGCCTCCGCCGGCGGGTCGAGCAGCGGTGCCAGTTCATTTTGGAAGCGCTCGAACAGCCCGAGCACCAGCGGCTCCTTGCCATGGAAGTGGTAGTAGAGGTTGCCGGGGCTGATCCCCATCTCATTGGCGACCTCCATGGTCGACACATTTGGCTCGCCCTTCTGGTTGAACAACTGCAGGGCACATTCAAGGATACGGTCGCGGGTCTTCATCCAGTCTTCTTAATCTGATCGCTGAGCTCAGCGCACCCGCACGTAAGTGCCTGGCGCCGCTTCCATCGGTGGGTAATTCTGGTTGCCCAGGGCGGTGAGGGTTTCGCGCTGTACGCCCGAGCGTTGCTGGATCCACTCCAGCCACTGCGGCCACCAACTGCCTTCGACGTGGTTGGCGTCGTAGTACCAGGCGCGCGGGTCGCTGCTCAGCTTGGGGTTTTCGACGTAGTTGGCCTTGGGGTTGCCCGGCGGGTTGAGGATGCTCTGGATATGCCCGCTGTTGGACAGCACGAAGCGCTTGTCGCCGCCCAGCAGTTGGGTGGAGCGATAGACCGCGTCCCAGGGCGTGATGTGGTCGTTGATCCCGGCGACGCTGAAGCTGTCCACCGTGACCTTCTGCAAGTCGATGGGCGTGCCGCACACCTCCAGGCCACCGGGATGGCTCAGCGGGTTGTGCTTGAAGAAGTCCAGCAGGTCGCCGTGCAGCGCGGCGGGCAGGCGCGTGTTGTCGTTGTTCCAGTACAGGATGTCGAAGGCCGGTGGCTCCTTGCCCAGCAGGTAGTTGTTGATCCAGTAGTTCCAGATCAGGTCGTTGGGGCGCATCCAGGCGAACACCTTGGCCATGTCGCGGCCATCCAGCACGCCTTGCTGATAGGAGCGGCGCTTGGCGGCCTCCAGGGTTTGCTCGTCGACGAACAGCGTGGCGGGGCTGTCGATCTGGCTGTCCAGCAGGCTCACCAGGTAGCTGGCACTGGAGATGCGCCGCAGCTGGCGCTTGGCTTGCAGGTGGCCTTGCAGGGCGGCGATGGTCAGGCCGCCGGCGCAGGCGCCCATCAGGTTGACCTCACGCGCGCCGGTGATCGCCCGGCACACGTTGAGCGCCTCTTCCAGCGCCGCGACGTAGGTGGACAGGCCCCACTCGCGGTGGCGCACATCCGGGTTGCGCCAGCTGACCATGAACGTCTGCAAACCGTTTTTCAGGGCGTACTGCACAAAGCTGTTGGCCGGGCTCAGGTCGAAGATGTAGTACTTGTTGATTTGCGGCGGTACCACCAGCAGTGGCTTGGCGTACTGTTTTTCGCTCATGGGCTTGTACTGGATCAGCTCCAGCAGCTCATTGCGAAACACCACCGAACCGGGCGTCGTCGCCACCGTCTTGCCGACTTCAAAGGCATGCTTGCTCACCTGGCGTGGCAGGCCGTTGTTGTGCAGCAGGTCTTCGACCAGGTTGGTCACGCCGCGCACCACGCTGTTGCCGCCGGAGTTGAGCAACTCCTTGATGGCCAGCGGGTTGAGCAGGGTGTTGGATGGGGAGACGGCATCGTTGAGCAGGGAAAAGGCGAAGTGCGCACGGGCGCGGTCATCGGCGCTGAGGGTGCTGTCGTCGATCCAGTGGCGGGTTTGTTTCTGCCAGCTCAGGTAGGCCTGCAAGCTGCGCCGGTACAGGGGGTTGAGCTTCCAGGTGGGGTCGATGAAGCGGCTGTCGTTGGGGTTGGGCTCGTGCACGGTTTCGCCCAGCAGGACGCGGCCCAGCTGACCACTCAATGCCCAGGCATGGCGGGCCGTGTGCACCGGGTTGCGCAAGCCGTGGGCGGCCACGCTGCGCAGGGTCGAGAGCAAGTCCCGACCGCGCAGGCCGGTGATCGCATTTTGCGCATTGATAAACGCGGCCGGGGTGGGCGCCGGGTTCGTCACGGGTCTTTCTCGCATGAGCCAACACTCCTTCGTCAAGCCATCAACAGGCACGCCAATTCAGAACCATAGTCGGTTCCTGGCAAGTTGCGCGGCGGTGTGGTCCTTACACCGCCGGGCGCGGATGAATCACCGCACGCATGCGCTCCTCTTCGAGAAATTTCATGATGAT
Proteins encoded in this window:
- a CDS encoding response regulator transcription factor; amino-acid sequence: MHTIMLLDDHEMVRQGIELGLGNEPDLDVIGSFRTSRELLEALARRVADVVVMDFTLGPSDTDGLSLIQTLSRRFKRCRLLVVSSHYTLATVSLALKAGSLGVLGKTQKLTELIVAIRTVAQGRIYLERCMLLALQESTSFFDRVDVNSPVVRPASLRLNTRLTPKEQEVLRCFLEGMSVSSIAVKFSRSVSTISTQKQSAYRKLGIKTDSELFMFTKQFGRPG
- a CDS encoding TetR/AcrR family transcriptional regulator — translated: MKTRDRILECALQLFNQKGEPNVSTMEVANEMGISPGNLYYHFHGKEPLVLGLFERFQNELAPLLDPPAEAQLEPQDYWLFLHLIVERMAHYRFLFQDLSNLAGRLPKLAKGIRNLLTALKRTLASLLARLKAAGQLVSGTQALGQLVEQITMTLLFSLDYQRILDREGEVQVVVYQIMMLVAPHLLSPARQATEQLALRYLDNPI
- the phaC gene encoding class II poly(R)-hydroxyalkanoic acid synthase, whose amino-acid sequence is MRERPVTNPAPTPAAFINAQNAITGLRGRDLLSTLRSVAAHGLRNPVHTARHAWALSGQLGRVLLGETVHEPNPNDSRFIDPTWKLNPLYRRSLQAYLSWQKQTRHWIDDSTLSADDRARAHFAFSLLNDAVSPSNTLLNPLAIKELLNSGGNSVVRGVTNLVEDLLHNNGLPRQVSKHAFEVGKTVATTPGSVVFRNELLELIQYKPMSEKQYAKPLLVVPPQINKYYIFDLSPANSFVQYALKNGLQTFMVSWRNPDVRHREWGLSTYVAALEEALNVCRAITGAREVNLMGACAGGLTIAALQGHLQAKRQLRRISSASYLVSLLDSQIDSPATLFVDEQTLEAAKRRSYQQGVLDGRDMAKVFAWMRPNDLIWNYWINNYLLGKEPPAFDILYWNNDNTRLPAALHGDLLDFFKHNPLSHPGGLEVCGTPIDLQKVTVDSFSVAGINDHITPWDAVYRSTQLLGGDKRFVLSNSGHIQSILNPPGNPKANYVENPKLSSDPRAWYYDANHVEGSWWPQWLEWIQQRSGVQRETLTALGNQNYPPMEAAPGTYVRVR